A stretch of Exiguobacterium sp. BMC-KP DNA encodes these proteins:
- the ribE gene encoding riboflavin synthase: MFTGLIEEVGTLKRKIPRPNGLALEIEAHRVLEGTKIGDSIAVDGICLTVTSMSPTGFTADAVHDTIRSTALGTYRVGSPIQLERAMPADGRFGGHFVSGHIDGTARLISRRPDGEAMVYTFDVGSWQKYCIPKGSIAINGTSLTLQRVTPETISISLIPHSRQVTTFDRLASGAVVNIECDMMAKHLYHFTQHEKQTDWAAFLGGDM, translated from the coding sequence ATGTTCACCGGATTGATTGAAGAAGTCGGGACGTTAAAACGAAAGATTCCGCGACCGAACGGTTTAGCGCTTGAAATTGAAGCACACCGGGTGCTCGAAGGAACGAAGATTGGTGATAGCATCGCCGTCGACGGCATCTGTTTGACCGTCACGTCCATGAGTCCGACTGGCTTCACGGCAGATGCCGTCCATGACACGATTCGTTCAACGGCACTTGGCACATATCGTGTCGGGAGCCCGATACAACTTGAACGAGCAATGCCAGCAGACGGTCGTTTTGGTGGACATTTCGTCAGTGGACACATCGACGGGACGGCGCGACTGATCAGTCGACGACCGGACGGGGAAGCGATGGTCTATACGTTTGATGTCGGGTCGTGGCAAAAGTATTGTATTCCGAAAGGATCGATTGCGATCAACGGCACGAGCCTGACCTTACAACGTGTCACGCCGGAAACGATCTCGATTTCACTGATTCCGCACTCCCGTCAAGTAACGACGTTCGATCGATTGGCAAGCGGCGCAGTCGTCAATATCGAGTGTGACATGATGGCGAAACATCTTTATCATTTCACGCAACACGAGAAGCAGACGGACTGGGCAGCATTCTTAGGAGGCGACATGTAA
- the ribD gene encoding bifunctional diaminohydroxyphosphoribosylaminopyrimidine deaminase/5-amino-6-(5-phosphoribosylamino)uracil reductase RibD, protein MSQMMSYAMQLAQMLNGQTSPNPSVGCVIVKQGRILGFGAHRFAGGPHAEVEALRMAGEAARGADLYVTLEPCNHHGKTPPCTEAILQAGIKRVFVATEDKHAIVAGSGIKRLQDAGVEVEVGLLRREAEALYDTFWKTIERKRPTVTVKIAQTMNGIAATGEQRWITSEQARTHGRAMRGRHDAILVGSETVLVDDPALTLRTEMGIEPIRVIVDRRGRVPETAQVFQDGKNPTYWLTSVPRISHDQVTVLVGEYETPEAILKRLYEQDIRSILIEGGPTIQAAFFEADLVDRIEVYQAPSIFEGEAWTGQHDIEDRFQIDQIETVGPDLHLTYIRKEETPCSPD, encoded by the coding sequence ATGTCACAGATGATGAGTTATGCCATGCAATTAGCACAGATGTTAAACGGACAAACAAGTCCGAATCCAAGTGTCGGCTGTGTCATCGTCAAACAAGGGCGTATTCTCGGTTTTGGTGCACACCGATTTGCCGGTGGTCCACATGCGGAAGTCGAAGCCCTACGGATGGCAGGAGAAGCTGCTCGTGGCGCTGATCTTTATGTGACGCTCGAGCCATGTAATCACCATGGCAAGACACCGCCATGTACGGAAGCGATTCTGCAAGCAGGAATCAAACGTGTCTTCGTCGCTACGGAAGACAAACATGCGATCGTCGCTGGTTCAGGAATTAAGCGGCTCCAGGATGCTGGTGTCGAAGTTGAGGTCGGATTATTACGACGCGAAGCGGAAGCACTGTACGACACGTTCTGGAAAACGATCGAACGAAAACGTCCGACCGTGACCGTCAAAATCGCTCAGACGATGAACGGGATCGCTGCGACGGGTGAACAGCGCTGGATCACATCAGAACAGGCGCGGACACATGGTCGCGCCATGCGTGGTCGCCATGATGCGATTCTCGTTGGAAGTGAGACAGTGCTCGTCGATGATCCGGCACTGACATTACGTACCGAAATGGGAATCGAACCGATTCGAGTGATCGTTGACCGTCGTGGTCGGGTTCCGGAGACGGCACAAGTCTTCCAGGATGGTAAAAATCCAACCTATTGGCTAACGAGTGTACCGCGCATTAGTCACGATCAAGTGACCGTTCTAGTCGGTGAGTATGAGACGCCGGAAGCGATTTTAAAGCGGTTATACGAACAAGATATCCGGAGCATTTTGATTGAAGGTGGACCAACGATCCAAGCAGCGTTCTTTGAAGCAGATCTTGTCGACCGAATCGAAGTTTACCAGGCACCATCGATTTTTGAAGGGGAGGCGTGGACCGGTCAACACGATATCGAAGATCGTTTTCAAATCGATCAGATCGAAACGGTTGGACCGGATCTTCATCTGACGTATATCCGAAAGGAGGAGACGCCATGTTCACCGGATTGA
- a CDS encoding M20 family metallopeptidase, with protein MTTPVRTTWVETIEQDIEQKRESYLETSHRIHATPEIGNEEFFASRLHAERLTAEGFTVELGVAGHETAFFAKKSSDRPGATIAFLAEYDALPGIGHACGHNIIGTTSVAAAIALSKVLDEVGGGVVVLGTPAEEGGPNGSAKGSFVKHQLLEGIDAALMVHPSGQTRITGSSLAVDPLDFAFTGRPAHAAASPEEGINALDAVIQLFNGINALRQQLPDDVRIHGIITHGGDAPNIIPEYAKARFFIRATTRERLNAVTEKVKAVAQGAALATGATLDVIAFQNEVDNLVFNRTFDRLFQEEAEALGQVVHLDERPGLGSTDAGNISQVIPTIHPYIKIGPDDLVAHTEAFKEAARSEAGDEALIAGAKILARTALRVLADERTRGAIAQEFHDRKNGYL; from the coding sequence ATGACGACACCAGTACGCACGACATGGGTAGAGACGATTGAACAGGACATCGAACAAAAACGGGAATCCTATCTTGAGACGAGTCACCGGATTCATGCGACACCGGAAATCGGTAACGAAGAATTCTTTGCTTCGCGACTACATGCAGAACGCCTGACGGCTGAAGGCTTTACGGTAGAACTTGGCGTCGCTGGGCACGAGACAGCGTTCTTTGCGAAAAAGTCGAGTGACCGACCAGGTGCGACGATTGCTTTTCTAGCCGAATATGATGCGTTGCCAGGCATCGGTCATGCATGTGGGCACAACATCATCGGAACGACGAGTGTCGCAGCAGCGATTGCGCTCAGTAAAGTACTCGATGAAGTCGGTGGGGGTGTCGTCGTCCTCGGGACTCCGGCTGAAGAAGGGGGACCAAACGGCAGTGCGAAAGGCAGTTTCGTCAAACATCAGTTGCTTGAAGGGATCGATGCAGCCTTGATGGTTCATCCGTCGGGACAAACGCGGATCACCGGTTCTTCCCTTGCGGTCGATCCACTCGATTTTGCTTTTACCGGTCGTCCGGCGCACGCAGCGGCGTCACCGGAAGAAGGGATCAACGCACTCGATGCGGTCATCCAGCTTTTTAATGGGATCAATGCTCTGCGGCAACAATTGCCGGACGATGTCCGGATCCACGGGATCATCACCCATGGCGGCGATGCACCGAATATCATTCCAGAATATGCAAAAGCACGTTTCTTCATCCGGGCGACGACACGGGAACGACTCAATGCCGTCACGGAGAAAGTCAAAGCGGTCGCACAAGGTGCGGCACTTGCGACTGGGGCGACGCTTGACGTCATCGCGTTCCAAAATGAAGTCGACAACCTCGTCTTCAACCGGACGTTTGATCGTCTCTTCCAAGAAGAAGCAGAAGCGCTTGGCCAAGTCGTGCACCTCGACGAACGACCAGGTCTCGGATCGACGGACGCTGGCAACATCAGTCAAGTCATCCCAACGATCCATCCGTACATCAAGATTGGACCAGACGATCTCGTTGCCCATACGGAAGCGTTCAAAGAAGCGGCTCGTTCAGAAGCAGGGGATGAGGCATTGATTGCAGGAGCGAAAATCCTTGCTCGAACAGCACTTCGTGTCCTTGCCGATGAACGGACGCGCGGGGCGATTGCCCAAGAATTCCATGACCGGAAGAACGGCTATTTGTAA
- a CDS encoding MetQ/NlpA family ABC transporter substrate-binding protein encodes MKKAVAIGATLTTILFAGCSASGEDEKTIKLGVSGSDTQVWDYVAKKAEKEGIKIELVKFSDYVQPNMALAEGEIDANAFQTISYFNAFKKEHKLKLSPIATTVIAPMGIYSDKYKDVKDIPVGGKIAVPNEATNMGRALLLLQEAGLIKLPDDFDGNGSVDKIVENPKKLKIVPIVAGQTPRVLPDVAASIINNGIAVDAGLNPIKDSIVHENETAKPYINIIATRTEDKNKKELKKIASLYQQKDVAAFIKKEYKGSSIPTFVPLSDIGE; translated from the coding sequence ATGAAAAAAGCAGTAGCGATTGGAGCAACACTAACGACGATTTTATTTGCCGGGTGCTCAGCATCGGGAGAAGACGAAAAGACGATCAAACTCGGGGTCAGCGGTTCGGATACTCAAGTTTGGGACTACGTCGCGAAAAAAGCAGAGAAGGAGGGCATCAAAATCGAGCTCGTCAAGTTCTCTGATTATGTCCAGCCAAACATGGCACTGGCTGAGGGCGAGATCGACGCCAATGCTTTCCAGACGATTTCTTACTTCAACGCATTCAAGAAGGAACATAAGTTGAAGCTGTCACCGATCGCAACGACTGTCATTGCACCGATGGGCATTTACTCAGATAAATACAAGGACGTCAAAGACATTCCAGTCGGTGGCAAAATCGCTGTTCCGAACGAAGCAACAAACATGGGACGCGCCCTCTTATTACTGCAAGAAGCAGGTCTAATCAAGTTGCCGGACGACTTTGACGGCAATGGTTCAGTCGATAAGATCGTCGAAAATCCGAAGAAACTGAAAATCGTCCCAATCGTTGCGGGGCAAACACCGCGCGTCTTACCGGACGTCGCTGCGTCGATCATTAATAACGGTATTGCTGTTGACGCAGGACTCAATCCGATCAAGGACTCGATTGTCCATGAGAACGAAACAGCCAAACCATACATCAATATCATTGCAACACGGACGGAAGACAAGAACAAAAAAGAACTGAAAAAGATCGCGTCGCTTTACCAACAAAAAGATGTCGCGGCTTTCATTAAAAAAGAGTATAAAGGCAGCTCAATCCCGACGTTCGTTCCACTAAGTGACATCGGCGAATAA
- a CDS encoding methionine ABC transporter permease, producing MLVNYSDIWTAFLQTMTMVSVSLLFSTLIGLPLGILLVVTRKGALLENVPLFTFFNSIVNIFRSIPFIILLVAIIPLTRLIVQTSIGTEAAIVPLVFYAAPYMARLIESSLLEVDKGVLEAAEAMGATPFQTIFRFLLPEALGSLVLNLTIATVGLIGASAMAGAIGGGGLGDLAITYGYQRFDTKVMIITVGILVILVQGLQTTGNIVARKIRRH from the coding sequence ATGCTAGTTAATTACAGTGATATCTGGACAGCATTTTTGCAAACGATGACGATGGTATCCGTCTCACTCTTATTCTCGACCTTGATCGGCTTACCGCTTGGCATCTTGCTCGTCGTCACACGAAAAGGCGCATTACTTGAGAACGTCCCGCTATTCACGTTCTTCAATAGCATCGTTAATATCTTCCGCTCGATTCCGTTCATCATCTTACTCGTCGCGATCATCCCATTGACACGGTTGATCGTTCAGACGTCGATCGGAACCGAAGCCGCCATCGTCCCACTCGTCTTTTACGCCGCACCGTACATGGCACGGCTGATCGAAAGTTCCTTGCTTGAAGTCGATAAAGGTGTCCTTGAGGCAGCAGAAGCAATGGGCGCGACGCCATTCCAAACGATTTTCCGCTTCCTTTTACCGGAAGCACTCGGTTCACTCGTTCTTAACTTAACGATCGCGACGGTTGGGTTGATCGGGGCGTCAGCGATGGCAGGCGCGATCGGTGGCGGTGGACTGGGCGATTTAGCAATCACGTATGGTTATCAACGATTCGACACGAAAGTCATGATCATCACGGTCGGGATTCTCGTCATCTTAGTTCAAGGCTTACAGACGACAGGTAACATCGTCGCACGAAAAATTAGAAGACATTAA
- a CDS encoding methionine ABC transporter ATP-binding protein, protein MIAFHQVKKMYVTKDQTIAALDGVDLTIEKGEIFGVIGFSGAGKSSLLRCVNLLERPTSGTVTVDGEDLTQLSPKKLRQAKQRIGMIFQHFNLLNANTVFTNVAKPLVLAGIKKDEIRRRVTELLEFVDLADKADHYPDQLSGGQKQRVGIARALATQPSVLLCDEATSALDPQTTHHILQLLKRINAEYGITILLITHEMGVIREICDRVAVIEAGKLIESGTVFDVFSNPQTETAKNFVRSVMHDEIPASIRQLIESRNANPIYKIHFLGHHTGQPLLSQVAKRFDVDVNILHGSITELQETPFGTLLVELIGEATEVKRALQYIDQAQVTVEEVLADAS, encoded by the coding sequence ATGATTGCATTTCATCAAGTCAAAAAAATGTACGTCACGAAGGATCAGACGATCGCAGCGCTCGACGGTGTCGACCTGACGATCGAGAAAGGCGAAATCTTCGGTGTCATCGGCTTTAGCGGTGCCGGGAAAAGTTCATTGCTCCGCTGCGTCAACCTCTTAGAACGACCGACGTCAGGAACCGTGACGGTCGACGGGGAAGATTTGACACAACTATCACCGAAGAAACTACGTCAAGCAAAACAGCGGATCGGGATGATCTTTCAACACTTCAATCTATTGAATGCGAACACGGTCTTTACGAATGTCGCGAAGCCACTCGTTCTCGCAGGCATCAAAAAAGATGAGATTCGCCGCCGGGTGACGGAGTTACTCGAATTCGTCGATCTCGCGGACAAGGCGGATCATTATCCGGATCAATTATCCGGCGGACAAAAGCAACGTGTCGGTATCGCTCGGGCACTAGCGACGCAACCATCCGTCCTTTTATGTGACGAAGCGACGTCAGCGCTCGATCCCCAGACGACACATCATATTCTGCAATTATTGAAACGAATCAATGCCGAATACGGGATCACGATTCTTTTGATCACCCATGAGATGGGCGTCATTCGGGAGATTTGCGACCGCGTCGCCGTCATCGAAGCCGGGAAGCTGATCGAGTCAGGAACAGTCTTTGATGTCTTTTCAAACCCGCAGACTGAGACAGCGAAAAACTTCGTCCGGTCCGTCATGCATGACGAGATTCCAGCATCGATTCGCCAGTTGATCGAATCACGGAATGCGAATCCAATCTATAAGATTCATTTCCTCGGTCATCACACAGGGCAGCCGCTCTTGTCACAAGTTGCGAAACGTTTTGATGTTGATGTCAACATTTTGCACGGTAGCATCACGGAGTTGCAGGAGACGCCGTTCGGCACTTTGCTCGTTGAATTAATTGGTGAAGCGACTGAAGTGAAACGAGCCTTACAGTACATTGATCAAGCACAAGTGACGGTCGAGGAGGTGCTAGCTGATGCTAGTTAA
- a CDS encoding alpha/beta hydrolase: MNYPVLTGAEAFYLQGGSIGILLCHGFNATPQSVRDVGEAFAAEGFTVYAPRLRGHGTNVREFEQSTARCWKQSLQDGYSRLQETCDQVFVIGQSMGATLALSLAADGIPFAGIITINAALSVPSYEALSFDDGPQYLPEGAPDIKRSAFEIIYDLVPSRCAFELVRLMDETKGRLGSILLPTLILYSATDHVVPPSSSDYLHRHIGTNDKRSYCLLNSYHVATLDHDQDVIVRETIRFIEQSCQFSQETG, encoded by the coding sequence ATGAACTATCCTGTATTGACTGGTGCTGAAGCATTTTATCTTCAAGGTGGATCGATCGGAATCCTGCTCTGTCATGGTTTTAACGCGACTCCTCAAAGTGTTCGGGACGTCGGTGAGGCATTTGCTGCTGAAGGTTTTACCGTCTATGCGCCGCGTTTGCGTGGTCACGGAACGAACGTCCGCGAGTTCGAACAATCGACTGCACGATGTTGGAAACAAAGCCTGCAAGACGGTTATTCACGTTTACAAGAAACATGCGACCAAGTTTTTGTCATCGGTCAATCGATGGGGGCGACGCTCGCGTTATCGCTCGCTGCTGACGGGATTCCGTTTGCCGGCATCATTACGATCAACGCCGCACTTTCCGTTCCGTCGTATGAAGCACTCTCGTTTGATGACGGTCCTCAGTACTTACCGGAAGGGGCACCGGATATCAAGCGGTCCGCCTTTGAAATCATCTACGATCTCGTTCCAAGTCGTTGCGCGTTCGAACTCGTCCGCTTGATGGATGAGACGAAAGGACGCTTGGGATCGATTCTCCTTCCGACGTTGATTCTTTATTCCGCAACCGATCACGTCGTTCCACCGTCGAGTTCAGATTACTTGCACCGTCATATCGGAACGAATGATAAACGAAGCTACTGTCTACTCAATTCATACCACGTCGCGACACTTGATCATGACCAAGATGTAATCGTCCGTGAGACGATTCGCTTTATCGAACAATCGTGTCAGTTTTCGCAAGAAACAGGATAA
- a CDS encoding thymidine kinase, which yields MHVINQYGWIEVICGSMFSGKSEELIRRVRRAQYGKLPVQVFKPAIDDRYHEEHVVSHVGNSVVAIPMATSRDLYAAVAEETQIVGIDEVQFFDDEIVQVIEALAQDGKRVICAGLDQDFRAEPFGKMPELLARAEFVTKLQAICLSCGDPASRTQRLIDGKPANYDDPIILVGASESYEPRCRHCHEVPGKPKPLQSVQHQEN from the coding sequence ATGCATGTAATAAATCAGTACGGCTGGATCGAAGTAATTTGTGGCAGTATGTTTTCCGGGAAATCGGAAGAGTTGATTCGTCGTGTCAGACGGGCGCAGTACGGCAAACTGCCTGTTCAAGTATTCAAGCCGGCGATCGACGACCGATACCACGAAGAACATGTCGTCTCTCACGTTGGTAATTCCGTCGTAGCGATTCCGATGGCGACGAGTCGTGATCTCTACGCAGCAGTAGCAGAAGAGACACAGATCGTCGGTATCGATGAAGTTCAATTCTTTGATGATGAAATCGTACAAGTCATCGAAGCACTCGCACAAGACGGAAAACGCGTCATTTGTGCAGGGCTTGATCAAGACTTCCGGGCAGAGCCATTCGGCAAGATGCCTGAATTACTGGCACGTGCAGAATTCGTGACGAAGCTACAGGCAATCTGTCTCTCCTGTGGGGATCCGGCTTCTCGGACACAACGTTTGATTGACGGAAAACCAGCGAACTATGATGACCCGATCATCCTAGTCGGTGCTTCAGAGTCGTATGAGCCACGGTGTCGCCATTGCCATGAGGTACCTGGAAAGCCGAAGCCACTTCAATCTGTGCAACACCAAGAAAATTAA
- a CDS encoding DedA family protein has product MSPIHHLLHDILHQYGALGLSVLLAGGIVGLPVPDETLLVLSGFWMHQGNLPLFGTILAAYAGSCIGMTISYLLGLKLGMPLLHRVGPKMRISEKHILSAEAGFRRYGKSVLIIGYYIPGLRQLSAFFAGVSKMPFRVFASYAYTGALIWISVFLGAGYFVGRHLSFHKVVDYILAHPEVMPYLIGIAGGIAFSFVLKTYLAYRSQFSLYKNSLLP; this is encoded by the coding sequence GTGTCCCCGATTCATCATCTCTTACATGACATCCTGCACCAATATGGTGCCCTTGGTCTCTCCGTTCTTCTCGCAGGTGGTATCGTGGGATTACCGGTTCCCGATGAGACCCTACTCGTTTTGTCCGGATTTTGGATGCATCAAGGTAATCTACCGCTGTTCGGTACGATTCTTGCCGCTTACGCAGGAAGTTGTATCGGTATGACGATTAGTTATTTACTCGGTTTAAAACTCGGTATGCCACTACTGCACCGCGTCGGACCGAAAATGCGTATCTCAGAAAAACATATCCTTTCCGCTGAAGCTGGATTTCGACGTTACGGAAAATCCGTTTTGATCATCGGTTACTACATACCTGGTCTCCGTCAGCTTTCTGCCTTTTTTGCAGGTGTCTCGAAAATGCCGTTTCGCGTGTTTGCGAGTTACGCGTATACAGGTGCTTTAATCTGGATCAGCGTCTTCTTAGGTGCCGGTTATTTCGTCGGTCGTCATCTCTCGTTCCATAAAGTCGTGGATTATATCTTGGCACATCCTGAAGTTATGCCGTATCTAATTGGGATCGCTGGTGGAATCGCCTTCTCATTTGTCTTGAAGACATATCTCGCTTACCGTTCACAATTCAGTCTATACAAAAACAGCCTGCTTCCGTAA
- a CDS encoding type B 50S ribosomal protein L31: MKQGIHPNYNKVVFMDSTTEYKFLSGSTRSSNETITWEDGNEYPLIRVDVSSDSHPFYTGRQKFNAADGRVDRFNKKYGRK; this comes from the coding sequence ATGAAACAAGGAATTCACCCTAACTACAACAAAGTAGTATTTATGGATTCAACGACTGAGTACAAATTCTTAAGCGGTTCTACTCGTTCTTCGAACGAAACAATCACTTGGGAAGATGGTAACGAGTACCCACTCATCCGTGTGGATGTGTCTTCAGACTCGCACCCATTCTACACAGGTCGTCAAAAGTTCAACGCGGCAGATGGTCGTGTCGATCGCTTCAACAAAAAATACGGCCGCAAGTAA
- the rho gene encoding transcription termination factor Rho, whose product MPTTDKKDKPERSYTLAQLSQLTLKELYEIAKTKNVPQYREARKRELMFKILKAQAESTGLYFLEGVLEVIPGNPQMQNDGGFGFLRPINYSQSSEDIYIAASQIRRFNLRNGDVVTGKVRPPKENERFQGLLSVEAVNGEAPDTARNRLFFPALTPIYPDRLMRLETEPRHLSVRVMDMIAPVGFGQRGLIVAPPKAGKTSLLKEIANSIQENHPDVELIILLIDERPEEVTDIERSVPGADVVSSTFDETPDNHVRISELVLERAMRLVEHKKDVVILMDSITRLTRAYNLTVPQSGRTLSGGIDPAAFHKPKRFFGAARNIEHGGSLTILATALVETGSRMDDVIYEEFKGTGNMELHLDRKLSERRIFPAIDIRKSGTRKEELLLPKEQLDALWTIRRTMNESNEFVDTFLRKIRDTKNNEEFFVELEKEQKKAVRRAPAKPRTVKKEIPTEK is encoded by the coding sequence ATGCCAACAACTGATAAAAAAGATAAACCAGAACGTTCCTATACACTGGCTCAATTAAGCCAACTGACACTAAAAGAACTGTATGAAATCGCAAAGACGAAAAATGTCCCACAATATCGGGAAGCTCGTAAACGTGAGTTGATGTTCAAGATTCTCAAAGCACAGGCTGAATCGACTGGTCTTTATTTCCTCGAAGGGGTACTCGAAGTCATCCCTGGCAATCCACAAATGCAAAACGATGGTGGCTTCGGCTTCCTTCGTCCTATCAATTATTCCCAATCCTCTGAAGATATCTATATCGCAGCTTCTCAAATCCGACGCTTTAATCTACGTAATGGTGATGTCGTTACAGGTAAAGTCCGTCCACCGAAGGAAAACGAACGTTTCCAAGGACTACTTAGCGTGGAAGCCGTTAACGGTGAAGCACCGGATACAGCGCGTAATCGTTTATTCTTCCCGGCACTGACACCAATCTATCCGGATCGTTTGATGCGTCTTGAGACCGAACCGCGTCATCTATCTGTTCGTGTCATGGATATGATCGCACCGGTCGGATTTGGTCAACGTGGTTTAATTGTCGCACCACCAAAAGCAGGGAAAACATCATTACTCAAAGAAATCGCGAACTCGATTCAAGAGAATCATCCTGATGTCGAACTGATCATTCTCTTGATTGATGAGCGACCTGAGGAAGTGACAGATATCGAGCGTTCGGTTCCGGGAGCGGATGTTGTCAGCTCGACGTTTGACGAAACACCAGACAACCACGTTCGGATTTCAGAACTCGTGCTTGAGCGGGCAATGCGACTCGTCGAACATAAGAAAGATGTCGTCATCTTGATGGATTCAATCACGCGTCTGACACGTGCCTATAACTTAACGGTGCCGCAAAGCGGACGAACGCTCTCAGGCGGGATTGACCCAGCTGCATTCCATAAACCAAAACGGTTCTTTGGTGCGGCGCGAAACATCGAGCATGGTGGTAGTTTGACGATTCTTGCAACAGCACTTGTCGAGACAGGATCCCGTATGGATGATGTCATCTATGAGGAATTCAAAGGGACGGGGAACATGGAACTTCATCTCGATCGTAAGTTGTCGGAACGCAGAATCTTCCCAGCGATCGATATCCGGAAATCGGGTACACGTAAGGAAGAACTGTTGCTTCCAAAAGAGCAGCTTGATGCGCTCTGGACGATTCGCCGGACGATGAACGAGTCGAACGAGTTTGTCGATACGTTCCTGCGTAAGATTCGTGATACGAAAAATAATGAAGAATTTTTCGTCGAACTTGAGAAAGAACAGAAGAAAGCGGTCCGACGCGCACCAGCAAAACCGCGTACCGTCAAGAAGGAAATACCGACCGAAAAATAA
- a CDS encoding C40 family peptidase: MKRFLASIATAALVVSGFTSVGTGKVEAATVTKVKITDNGLRVRTAPSTKASIVGKVNAGQVFTYKGKSGSWTKISYGGKTRYVFSQYTKTYKSSSSAKKTTSTSSKRTKILSEAAKHKGTPYVWGGTTTRGFDCSGFTSYVYKKAAGKTLPRTSSSQYSSSKKVSVSKVQPGDLVFFSHGSGIQHVGIATNKSSMVNSETGGVKYSSFKSGYWGSRLVGAGSYL, encoded by the coding sequence ATGAAACGTTTTCTAGCATCGATCGCGACAGCAGCCTTAGTGGTTTCAGGTTTTACATCAGTGGGTACAGGTAAAGTTGAAGCAGCGACAGTCACAAAGGTCAAGATCACGGACAACGGTCTTCGTGTTCGAACAGCACCTTCTACGAAAGCAAGCATCGTTGGAAAAGTCAACGCTGGTCAAGTCTTTACATATAAAGGCAAGTCAGGTAGCTGGACTAAAATCTCATACGGTGGTAAAACACGCTATGTCTTCTCACAATACACAAAGACATATAAATCATCTTCAAGCGCTAAAAAAACAACAAGCACATCTTCTAAACGGACGAAAATCTTAAGCGAAGCAGCGAAGCACAAAGGAACTCCATATGTATGGGGTGGAACGACAACTCGTGGATTCGACTGCTCTGGTTTCACAAGCTATGTTTACAAAAAAGCAGCAGGTAAAACATTGCCACGTACGTCGTCTTCACAATATTCTTCTTCTAAGAAAGTCAGTGTTTCTAAAGTACAACCAGGAGATCTTGTCTTCTTCTCACACGGTAGCGGCATTCAACACGTCGGGATCGCAACAAACAAGTCAAGCATGGTTAACTCAGAAACAGGTGGCGTTAAATACTCAAGCTTCAAATCAGGGTACTGGGGTTCACGCCTTGTCGGCGCAGGATCTTACCTTTAA
- a CDS encoding SDR family NAD(P)-dependent oxidoreductase, whose product MHVLITGASRGLGREFAYLHAQQGDHVLLVGRDATSLFETKFHVERLGGTATVFPYDLTKLTHRLALFRATEQIPVDCVINNAGIGVFGSFLETSFEDESRMITLNIEALTHVTKVYASRMKEYGIQGRIIHLASTAAFEGGPWMSVYYATKAYVLHFSEGLTEELAPDGIQVSVVCPGATHTGFESAAKLEQSRLFLRPGIMDAPTVARIAYQGYMKGKTFIVPGFGNAWYIFSTRFLPRRYVTKQAGEVQRPR is encoded by the coding sequence ATGCATGTCTTAATCACAGGTGCTTCAAGAGGTCTTGGTCGCGAATTCGCTTATCTTCACGCTCAGCAAGGTGATCACGTCCTGCTTGTCGGACGCGATGCGACGTCTCTATTTGAAACGAAGTTCCATGTCGAACGACTCGGCGGAACGGCAACGGTCTTCCCTTACGACTTAACGAAGCTAACACATCGTCTCGCACTGTTTCGTGCAACAGAACAGATTCCGGTTGATTGTGTCATCAACAACGCTGGAATCGGCGTCTTCGGCTCCTTCCTTGAAACTTCGTTCGAAGACGAATCACGGATGATTACCTTGAACATCGAAGCGTTGACACACGTGACGAAGGTCTATGCCTCTCGCATGAAAGAGTATGGCATCCAAGGACGCATCATCCATCTCGCGTCAACGGCTGCGTTTGAAGGTGGTCCATGGATGAGTGTCTACTATGCAACAAAAGCCTACGTGCTTCACTTCTCGGAAGGATTAACGGAAGAGCTCGCGCCAGACGGCATTCAAGTCAGCGTCGTCTGCCCAGGTGCGACACACACCGGTTTCGAATCGGCAGCAAAACTCGAACAGTCACGTCTTTTCTTGCGACCAGGCATCATGGACGCCCCAACAGTCGCGCGGATTGCCTATCAAGGCTACATGAAGGGAAAAACGTTCATCGTTCCTGGTTTCGGAAATGCCTGGTATATCTTTTCAACACGTTTTCTTCCCCGTCGATACGTCACGAAACAAGCAGGAGAAGTCCAGCGTCCTCGATAA